A stretch of Aeromicrobium tamlense DNA encodes these proteins:
- a CDS encoding MraY family glycosyltransferase, translating to MREYLVVFGVAIGVAYLLSSIARQTAQQLGAVAQVRDRDVHAIPTPYFGGPAMLGGLVAAYLTATHLPFLSGGDASLYADVRAVLVGASVICIVGIIDDLFELDALSKFAGQVLAGVITVAMGLHFVYLPLPNTYLGLDQAQAMILTVFLIVATANAMNFVDGLDGLAAGMAAIGSIAFFIYAFVLAVENGETRAVAAALLTISLAGACLGILPHNFFPARMFIGDSGSMLLGFVLACSSISLTGQFPATSLSEGIGGADSSLLPAAILPLILPFAILTIPFLDMGLAVLRRTRAGRSPFSPDKMHIHHRLLEIGHSHRRAVLLMYAAAALVAFGVVAVGLFSGWQLFVAIALITALVTAAIFLLPRLESKVWS from the coding sequence GTGCGTGAGTACCTCGTCGTCTTCGGCGTCGCGATCGGCGTCGCGTACCTGCTGTCGTCGATCGCGCGGCAGACGGCCCAGCAGCTCGGCGCTGTCGCGCAGGTGCGCGACCGCGACGTCCACGCCATCCCCACGCCGTACTTCGGCGGGCCGGCGATGCTGGGCGGACTCGTCGCGGCGTACCTGACCGCCACCCACCTGCCGTTCCTCTCCGGCGGCGACGCGTCGCTCTACGCCGACGTCCGCGCCGTCCTCGTCGGCGCCAGCGTCATCTGCATCGTCGGCATCATCGACGACCTCTTCGAGCTCGACGCGCTCAGCAAGTTCGCCGGCCAGGTGCTGGCCGGCGTCATCACCGTGGCGATGGGCCTGCACTTCGTCTACCTGCCGCTGCCGAACACCTACCTGGGCCTCGATCAGGCGCAGGCGATGATCCTGACCGTCTTCCTCATCGTGGCCACGGCCAACGCGATGAACTTCGTCGACGGCCTCGACGGACTGGCCGCCGGCATGGCCGCGATCGGGTCGATCGCGTTCTTCATCTACGCGTTCGTCCTCGCCGTCGAGAACGGCGAGACCCGTGCGGTCGCGGCCGCGCTGCTCACGATCAGCCTCGCCGGTGCGTGCCTGGGCATCCTGCCCCACAACTTCTTCCCGGCTCGCATGTTCATCGGCGACTCCGGCTCGATGCTGCTGGGCTTCGTCCTGGCGTGCTCGTCGATCAGCCTCACCGGGCAGTTCCCGGCCACGAGCCTCTCCGAGGGCATCGGCGGCGCCGACTCCAGCCTGCTGCCCGCGGCGATACTCCCGTTGATCCTGCCGTTCGCGATCCTGACGATCCCGTTCCTCGACATGGGCCTGGCGGTGTTGCGGCGCACCCGTGCGGGCCGGTCGCCGTTCAGCCCCGACAAGATGCACATCCACCACCGGCTGCTCGAGATCGGGCACTCGCACCGTCGCGCCGTGCTGCTCATGTACGCGGCCGCGGCGCTCGTCGCGTTCGGGGTGGTCGCGGTGGGCCTGTTCAGCGGCTGGCAGCTCTTCGTGGCGATCGCGCTGATCACCGCCCTGGTGACGGCCGCGATCTTCCTGCTTCCCCGACTCGAATCGAAGGTGTGGTCGTGA
- a CDS encoding DMT family transporter — protein sequence MTPSPTLAAVLALSSALGFAFSTSFQHLAAGRVQLTVTHPLLVLLQLLRSPRWLAGSSIGLVAWLLHAVALNLGTLSLVQPIILLGVVLAVVVRSALDRRWPRRNELAGVLVTIVSLIAVVSVADTNHGGAMAPTGLMLAVAGTGVATALVVTRFANELPRRGMAAFFLGMTAGMLFGITACLMKVVGSAIGDHGVPGFLGTWSPWVLLACAFLAMSLNQRAYQLSRLSHSMPVLNVTSVLLSILLGALLFDESLPTSPATLALQAVGLVGIAWGLYRIADAGPRARVA from the coding sequence ATGACCCCGTCCCCCACGCTGGCCGCCGTCCTGGCCCTGAGCTCGGCGCTCGGGTTCGCGTTCTCGACCTCGTTCCAGCACCTGGCCGCGGGACGCGTGCAGCTCACCGTGACGCATCCCCTGCTCGTGCTGCTGCAGCTCCTGCGCAGCCCGCGCTGGCTGGCCGGCAGCTCGATCGGGCTCGTCGCGTGGCTGCTCCACGCGGTCGCCCTCAACCTCGGCACCCTGTCGCTCGTCCAGCCGATCATCCTGCTGGGCGTCGTGCTCGCGGTGGTCGTGAGGTCGGCGCTCGACCGCCGCTGGCCGCGCCGCAACGAGCTGGCCGGCGTGCTCGTCACGATCGTCTCGCTCATCGCGGTGGTCTCCGTGGCCGACACGAACCACGGCGGCGCGATGGCGCCCACCGGTCTGATGCTGGCCGTGGCCGGAACGGGCGTCGCGACCGCGCTCGTCGTGACGCGCTTCGCGAACGAGCTCCCGCGGCGCGGCATGGCCGCGTTCTTCCTCGGCATGACCGCGGGCATGCTGTTCGGCATCACCGCCTGCCTGATGAAGGTGGTCGGCAGCGCGATCGGCGACCACGGCGTCCCCGGGTTCCTCGGCACCTGGTCGCCGTGGGTGCTGCTGGCGTGCGCGTTCCTCGCGATGTCGCTCAACCAGCGCGCCTACCAGCTCTCGCGCCTCTCGCACTCGATGCCGGTGCTCAACGTGACGTCGGTGCTGCTGTCGATCCTGCTCGGCGCGCTGCTGTTCGACGAGTCGCTGCCGACCTCCCCCGCGACCCTGGCCCTGCAGGCCGTCGGCCTCGTCGGCATCGCGTGGGGCCTCTACCGGATCGCCGACGCCGGCCCCCGGGCCCGCGTCGCCTGA
- a CDS encoding glutathione peroxidase, translated as MTTAWDFSATTIDGIEQQLADYRGKVALVVNTASQCGFTPQYGPLQDLYDTYAERGFVVLGFPCDQFGGQEPGSEGEIATFCESQFGVQFPMFSKVKVNGSDAHPLYQWLKSEKKGVLGGAIKWNFTKFLVDPEGNVVKRYGSTTSPQDIAQDIEALLPA; from the coding sequence ATGACGACTGCCTGGGACTTCAGCGCCACGACCATCGACGGCATCGAGCAGCAGCTGGCCGACTACCGCGGCAAGGTCGCGCTCGTGGTCAACACCGCCTCGCAGTGCGGCTTCACGCCGCAGTACGGACCGCTGCAGGACCTCTACGACACGTACGCCGAGCGTGGCTTCGTCGTCCTGGGGTTCCCGTGCGACCAGTTCGGCGGCCAGGAGCCCGGCTCCGAGGGCGAGATCGCCACGTTCTGCGAGTCGCAGTTCGGCGTGCAGTTCCCGATGTTCTCCAAGGTGAAGGTGAACGGCTCGGACGCGCACCCGCTCTACCAGTGGCTCAAGTCCGAGAAGAAGGGCGTGCTCGGCGGGGCGATCAAGTGGAACTTCACGAAGTTCCTCGTCGACCCCGAGGGCAACGTCGTCAAGCGCTATGGCTCCACGACCAGCCCGCAGGACATCGCCCAGGACATCGAGGCGCTGCTGCCGGCCTGA
- the prfA gene encoding peptide chain release factor 1 yields MFEAVESLIDEHAEVEQQLADPAVHSDARRARDLGRRYAELTAIIRVYREWQEAREDLVAAQELHMTEEAEALERRVPALAERLERMLVPRDPADGKDVILEIKGGEGGDESALFAGDLLRMYSRFAEQHGWKVEVLDSTETALGGYKSVTAAVKAKGTPEPGEAPYALLKFEGGVHRVQRVPVTESQGRIHTSAAGVLVLPEAEDVDVQINDNDLRIDVFRSSGPGGQSVNTTDSAVRITHLPTGIVVSCQNEKSQLQNKEQAMRILRSRLLDAAQAQADAQAADARRSQVRTVDRSERVRTYNFPENRISDHRTGFKSYNLDQVIDGALDDVIGSLVEADLAERLAALEDRG; encoded by the coding sequence GTGTTCGAAGCCGTCGAGTCGCTGATCGACGAGCACGCCGAGGTGGAGCAGCAGCTGGCCGATCCGGCCGTGCACTCCGACGCGCGCCGTGCGCGCGACCTCGGGCGACGCTACGCCGAGCTCACCGCCATCATCCGGGTGTACCGCGAGTGGCAGGAGGCCCGCGAGGACCTCGTCGCCGCGCAGGAGCTCCACATGACCGAGGAGGCCGAGGCCCTCGAGCGTCGCGTCCCAGCGCTCGCCGAGCGCCTCGAGCGCATGCTCGTCCCGCGCGACCCGGCCGACGGCAAGGACGTCATCCTCGAGATCAAGGGCGGCGAGGGCGGCGACGAGTCGGCCCTGTTCGCGGGCGACCTGCTGCGGATGTACTCGCGCTTCGCCGAGCAGCACGGCTGGAAGGTCGAGGTGCTCGACTCCACCGAGACGGCTCTCGGCGGCTACAAGTCGGTCACGGCCGCGGTGAAGGCCAAGGGCACGCCCGAGCCGGGGGAGGCCCCCTACGCGCTGCTGAAGTTCGAGGGCGGCGTTCACCGCGTCCAGCGCGTGCCCGTCACCGAGTCGCAGGGACGCATCCACACGTCCGCCGCCGGCGTCCTGGTGCTGCCCGAGGCCGAGGACGTCGACGTCCAGATCAACGACAACGACCTGCGCATCGACGTGTTCCGCTCGTCCGGACCCGGCGGTCAGAGCGTCAACACCACCGACTCGGCGGTGCGGATCACGCACCTGCCCACGGGCATCGTCGTGAGCTGCCAGAACGAGAAGTCGCAGCTGCAGAACAAGGAGCAGGCGATGCGGATCCTGCGCTCGCGGCTGCTCGACGCCGCGCAGGCGCAGGCCGACGCCCAGGCCGCCGACGCGCGCCGCTCGCAGGTGCGCACGGTCGACCGCTCCGAGCGCGTCCGCACCTACAACTTCCCCGAGAACCGCATCTCGGACCACCGCACCGGCTTCAAGTCCTACAACCTCGACCAGGTCATCGACGGCGCCCTGGACGACGTCATCGGCTCGCTCGTCGAGGCCGACCTGGCCGAGCGGCTCGCCGCGCTCGAGGACCGCGGATGA
- a CDS encoding L-threonylcarbamoyladenylate synthase: protein MRFDCATELDEGVEAAVSALREGALVVLPTDTVYGVAADAFDAMAVARLLEAKGRGRDMPPPVLIADPATLDALVAERPPAWLQTMLEDLWPGPLTVVFRAQPSLTWDLGETHGTVAVRVPDDERTRAVLRRSGPSAVSSANLSGRPAAESADEAEAMLGESVKVYLDGGPSAGSTPSTILDVTGPVPRVLRQGAIELATLHRYNNTIEHAGGGAGA, encoded by the coding sequence ATGAGGTTCGACTGCGCGACCGAGCTCGACGAGGGTGTCGAGGCGGCGGTCTCGGCGTTGCGCGAGGGCGCGCTCGTCGTGCTGCCGACCGACACCGTCTACGGCGTGGCTGCCGACGCGTTCGACGCGATGGCGGTCGCGCGGCTGCTCGAGGCGAAGGGCCGAGGTCGTGACATGCCACCGCCCGTACTCATCGCCGATCCCGCCACGCTCGACGCGCTCGTCGCCGAGCGCCCGCCGGCGTGGCTGCAGACGATGCTCGAGGACCTGTGGCCCGGCCCGCTGACCGTCGTGTTCCGAGCCCAGCCGTCGCTCACGTGGGACCTCGGCGAGACGCACGGCACCGTGGCGGTCCGCGTCCCGGACGACGAGCGCACGCGCGCCGTCCTGCGCCGTTCGGGCCCCAGCGCGGTCAGCAGTGCCAACCTCAGTGGTCGCCCCGCGGCCGAGTCGGCCGACGAGGCCGAGGCCATGCTGGGAGAGTCCGTGAAGGTCTACCTCGACGGTGGCCCGTCCGCCGGCTCCACGCCGTCCACGATCCTCGACGTCACGGGCCCCGTGCCGCGCGTGCTGCGCCAGGGAGCGATCGAGCTCGCCACGCTGCACCGCTACAACAACACGATCGAGCACGCCGGCGGTGGAGCCGGTGCGTGA
- the rpmE gene encoding 50S ribosomal protein L31, producing the protein MKKDIHPAYVETQVTCTCGNSFTTRSTATEGTLRADVCSACHPFYTGKQKILDTGGRVARFEKRYGKK; encoded by the coding sequence ATGAAGAAGGACATCCACCCCGCGTACGTGGAGACCCAGGTCACCTGCACCTGCGGCAACTCGTTCACCACCCGCAGCACGGCGACCGAGGGCACCCTCCGCGCCGACGTCTGCTCGGCCTGCCACCCGTTCTACACGGGCAAGCAGAAGATCCTCGACACCGGCGGCCGCGTGGCCCGGTTCGAGAAGCGCTACGGCAAGAAGTAG
- the prmC gene encoding peptide chain release factor N(5)-glutamine methyltransferase produces the protein MSTRRLLEDAAARLEEGGVASPRHDAEVLLSHVTGTPRALLTLTARVDDAQRRTYLEMIDARARRVPLQHITGSAAFRYVDVEVGPGVFVPRPETELLAGWAIDSAREVLAQGRPPVVVELCAGSGAISLSVVHEVPEARVHAVELDESAYGWALRNLDGTGVDLRRGDMADAFGDLDGTVDVVVVNPPYIPLDAWESVAPEARDHDPQLALWSGDDGLDAMRVVEQVAWRLLRSGGVVGAEHADAQGESAPAVFTARWAEVRDHADLADRPRYVTARRP, from the coding sequence ATGAGCACGCGCCGCCTGCTCGAGGACGCCGCCGCGCGGCTCGAGGAGGGCGGGGTCGCGTCCCCGCGCCACGACGCGGAGGTCCTGCTGAGCCACGTCACCGGCACGCCGCGCGCGCTGCTCACGCTGACCGCGCGGGTCGACGACGCCCAGCGCCGTACCTACCTGGAGATGATCGACGCCCGCGCCCGTCGCGTGCCGCTGCAGCACATCACCGGCTCGGCCGCGTTCCGCTACGTCGACGTCGAGGTGGGGCCGGGCGTCTTCGTGCCGCGCCCCGAGACCGAGCTCCTCGCCGGCTGGGCGATCGACTCGGCGCGCGAGGTCCTCGCGCAGGGCCGTCCGCCGGTCGTGGTGGAGCTGTGCGCCGGCTCCGGCGCGATCTCGCTGTCGGTGGTCCACGAGGTGCCCGAGGCCCGGGTGCACGCCGTGGAGCTCGACGAGTCCGCCTACGGCTGGGCCCTGCGCAACCTCGACGGCACGGGAGTCGACCTGCGCCGCGGCGACATGGCCGACGCGTTCGGCGACCTCGACGGCACGGTCGACGTGGTCGTGGTGAACCCGCCGTACATCCCGCTTGACGCGTGGGAGTCGGTCGCGCCCGAGGCCCGCGACCACGACCCCCAGCTCGCGCTGTGGTCCGGCGACGACGGTCTCGACGCGATGCGCGTCGTCGAGCAGGTCGCCTGGCGACTCCTGCGCTCCGGGGGAGTGGTCGGCGCCGAGCACGCCGACGCCCAGGGCGAGTCCGCCCCCGCGGTCTTCACGGCCCGCTGGGCCGAGGTCCGCGACCACGCCGACCTCGCCGACCGCCCCCGCTACGTCACCGCCCGCCGCCCCTAG